The Methylacidimicrobium sp. B4 genome contains a region encoding:
- a CDS encoding class I SAM-dependent methyltransferase: MENSIENNRRIWDKEYHWKDHGEEWTGQAKVCGKPYSLWKESVVETFLKANIGPETKVLEIGSGHGRWTSEILGLCGHIFVVDLSESCLEYCRSRFADRQNISFLQTDGRSLKGIGDAAIDFIWSYDVFVHIDAPTIRAYFEEFHRVLRPKGRAAIHHAGRRHYALPFAFLRKIQPRGAGIYRWLSMGISSDDDGWRSDVSRELIRGAARQSGLAVVSQRRSWGPNREFGVPRYGDWITILSKP; the protein is encoded by the coding sequence ATGGAGAACTCAATCGAAAACAATCGGCGCATTTGGGATAAGGAATACCACTGGAAGGACCACGGAGAGGAGTGGACGGGACAGGCGAAAGTCTGCGGGAAGCCTTATTCGCTCTGGAAAGAGAGCGTCGTCGAAACCTTCCTGAAGGCAAACATCGGTCCCGAAACGAAGGTATTGGAAATCGGCTCGGGTCATGGCCGATGGACATCTGAAATTCTTGGCTTGTGCGGCCACATCTTCGTGGTGGATCTGAGCGAAAGTTGCTTGGAGTATTGTCGATCCCGCTTTGCGGATCGGCAAAACATCTCCTTCCTGCAGACTGACGGTCGTTCGCTCAAAGGAATTGGGGACGCGGCCATTGACTTTATTTGGTCTTACGACGTTTTCGTCCACATCGATGCTCCGACCATTCGAGCCTATTTTGAGGAATTTCATCGAGTCCTCCGCCCAAAAGGCCGGGCGGCGATTCACCATGCTGGGCGGCGACACTATGCGCTTCCATTCGCATTTCTCCGAAAAATTCAGCCGCGCGGTGCCGGGATATATCGCTGGCTTTCCATGGGGATTTCGTCCGATGACGATGGCTGGCGTTCGGATGTTTCGCGGGAACTTATACGAGGAGCAGCTCGGCAGAGCGGGTTGGCAGTCGTCTCGCAGCGACGGAGCTGGGGACCGAACCGGGAGTTTGGGGTTCCGCGATACGGCGATTGGATTACCATCCTCTCTAAGCCGTAA
- a CDS encoding IS256 family transposase codes for MAMRIEPNPLEAAYAVLLEHGLEGAGEALRILVNEAARMERSHFLGALPYERSVNRRDYANGFKPKTVLTKLGEITFEVPQVRSGDFYPSALEKGTRTDQAVHLALAEMYVQGVSTRRVIDVLQRLLGPEIKLSSAQVSRAAAKLDEGLSAWRERPLGEVPYLFLDARYEKVRLEGRIVDCAVLVAVGVEASGKRRVLGCEVATSEAEIHWRHCLEGLMRRGLKGVRLIVADDHAGLKAARRAVLPAVPWQRCQFHLQQNARQFVTRVEARMTVAAQLRAIFNAPDRAEAERLLKITLALWHKEHPKLARWAEEAIAEGLTVFDFPPEHHLRLRTTNGLERINRELRRRTRVASIFPNPESCLRLVSALLAELDDEWMTSKVYLTLNP; via the coding sequence ATGGCAATGCGAATCGAACCCAATCCACTAGAGGCAGCCTATGCGGTACTGCTGGAGCACGGCCTGGAGGGCGCTGGCGAAGCCTTGCGCATCCTCGTCAACGAGGCCGCCAGGATGGAGCGTTCGCACTTTCTGGGCGCCCTGCCCTACGAGCGCAGCGTAAACCGGCGCGATTATGCCAACGGCTTCAAACCCAAGACGGTTCTGACCAAGCTGGGCGAGATTACCTTCGAGGTACCGCAAGTGCGCTCGGGTGACTTTTATCCCTCCGCTCTGGAAAAGGGAACGCGCACCGATCAAGCCGTCCATCTCGCTCTGGCCGAGATGTATGTCCAGGGTGTGTCGACCCGGCGCGTGATCGATGTGTTGCAGCGGCTCTTGGGGCCAGAAATCAAGCTTTCTTCGGCCCAGGTCAGTCGCGCCGCCGCCAAGCTCGATGAGGGGCTTTCCGCCTGGCGTGAGCGTCCCTTGGGCGAAGTGCCCTACCTCTTTCTCGATGCCCGCTACGAGAAAGTCCGCCTGGAGGGAAGAATCGTCGATTGCGCCGTCTTGGTCGCGGTCGGCGTCGAGGCTTCGGGCAAGCGCCGGGTGCTGGGCTGTGAGGTGGCCACTTCGGAAGCCGAGATCCATTGGCGGCACTGTCTGGAGGGCCTCATGCGTCGAGGGCTCAAGGGGGTGAGGCTCATCGTTGCCGACGACCACGCGGGGCTCAAGGCCGCCCGCCGAGCGGTGTTGCCTGCGGTTCCCTGGCAACGCTGCCAGTTCCACCTGCAACAAAACGCCCGTCAGTTCGTCACCCGCGTCGAGGCGAGAATGACGGTTGCCGCTCAGTTGCGCGCCATCTTCAATGCCCCCGACCGGGCCGAAGCCGAGCGGCTGTTGAAGATCACCCTTGCGCTTTGGCATAAGGAACACCCCAAGCTCGCACGCTGGGCCGAGGAGGCCATTGCTGAGGGTCTGACGGTCTTCGACTTCCCGCCCGAGCACCACCTGCGGCTGCGCACCACCAACGGCTTGGAGCGTATCAACCGGGAACTGAGACGCCGCACCCGTGTGGCCAGCATCTTCCCCAATCCCGAATCCTGCCTACGGCTCGTCTCGGCTCTCCTTGCCGAACTCGACGACGAGTGGATGACCAGCAAGGTTTACCTCACCCTCAACCCGTAG